In the Aneurinibacillus soli genome, one interval contains:
- a CDS encoding MBL fold metallo-hydrolase RNA specificity domain-containing protein produces MNIQCLGAAGTVTGSCYLLAVGEYRVLVDCGMFQGSGEMEERNREPFVFEPGEIDAVVLTHAHIDHSGLIPKLCRDGFRGRVICTHSTAELCSILLPDSGHIQEMEAERRSRKKKGTRVARHIRPLYTEEDGRRCLSRFFGIDYDEMHEIVPGVQVRLQDAGHVLGSAIIELWVEVEEGKTCKVVFSGDLGSRGQAIVKDPTWIAEADYVFIESTYGDRLHDHKIDRRQRLSSIVQRVQEEGGTIIVPSFAVGRTQEIIYELTELLAHGTIKPFPVFIDSPLAVEATRVFRNHEDVFDEESQVYIQRGTDPLAFPGLVFVETKEESQRLNMVTSGAMIISSSGMCEAGRIKHHLRHHIWRPKSHLVFVGYQAPGTLGRRIVDGARHVRIFGRDYKVAAHVHMIEGFSAHADRGGLLDWLGGFIQKPKKVIVVHGEPDVRKIFAQTIEEELGFETVIPERFDSIELLV; encoded by the coding sequence ATGAACATACAGTGTTTGGGGGCAGCCGGTACCGTAACCGGATCATGCTATTTGCTTGCAGTTGGTGAATACCGTGTATTGGTTGATTGTGGGATGTTTCAGGGTAGTGGGGAGATGGAGGAACGCAACCGGGAGCCGTTTGTGTTCGAGCCAGGTGAAATAGATGCCGTCGTGCTGACGCATGCACACATCGACCATAGTGGATTGATTCCCAAGCTGTGTCGGGACGGGTTTCGCGGGCGTGTGATTTGTACGCACTCTACGGCGGAGTTGTGCTCCATTTTGTTGCCCGATAGTGGCCATATTCAGGAGATGGAAGCGGAACGGCGCAGCCGCAAGAAGAAGGGGACACGGGTCGCTCGTCATATCCGGCCACTCTATACGGAAGAAGACGGACGGCGTTGCCTGTCGCGTTTTTTTGGGATTGATTATGACGAAATGCATGAGATCGTACCAGGGGTACAGGTGCGCTTGCAAGATGCCGGGCATGTGCTTGGTTCGGCGATCATTGAGCTGTGGGTTGAAGTGGAAGAAGGGAAGACATGTAAAGTTGTGTTTTCCGGTGATCTCGGAAGTCGGGGGCAGGCAATTGTGAAAGATCCGACATGGATTGCTGAAGCGGATTATGTGTTTATTGAATCTACATATGGAGATCGTCTGCATGATCACAAGATAGACCGCAGACAAAGGCTTAGCAGTATTGTACAGCGCGTTCAGGAGGAAGGTGGTACGATCATTGTTCCATCCTTCGCTGTGGGGCGAACGCAGGAGATTATTTACGAACTTACGGAGCTGCTGGCGCATGGTACAATTAAACCATTCCCAGTGTTTATCGACAGTCCGCTTGCGGTTGAAGCGACCCGGGTGTTCCGTAACCATGAGGATGTGTTTGATGAAGAAAGTCAGGTATATATTCAGCGCGGTACCGATCCGCTTGCTTTTCCCGGACTTGTATTCGTCGAGACGAAGGAAGAGTCACAACGTCTAAACATGGTAACGAGTGGGGCGATGATTATCTCATCAAGTGGTATGTGTGAAGCGGGTCGCATTAAGCACCATTTGCGTCATCATATTTGGCGCCCGAAGTCGCACCTTGTGTTTGTTGGCTATCAGGCGCCAGGGACACTCGGGCGGCGCATTGTAGACGGAGCACGACATGTTCGTATTTTTGGCCGAGATTATAAGGTGGCCGCCCATGTTCATATGATCGAAGGATTTTCGGCTCATGCTGACCGGGGTGGGTTGCTCGATTGGCTTGGCGGATTTATACAAAAACCAAAAAAGGTCATTGTTGTTCATGGAGAGCCGGATGTGCGCAAGATTTTTGCCCAGACAATCGAGGAAGAACTTGGTTTTGAAACAGTGATTCCAGAACGATTTGACAGCATTGAACTGCTAGTATAA
- the nrdR gene encoding transcriptional regulator NrdR codes for MRCPYCMHNGTRVLDSRPVNDSKSIRRRRECEECQRRFTTFEVVEETPLLVIKKDGVREEFSRDKILRGMIRACEKRPVPLDTLEGIVDRIERELRNCGQAEVQSKDVGELVMNALYEVDEVAYVRFASVYRQFKDINVFVKELEELLKHNKKKE; via the coding sequence ATGCGATGTCCATACTGTATGCATAACGGTACGCGGGTGCTTGACTCACGTCCTGTAAATGATAGCAAGTCAATTCGCAGACGCAGGGAGTGCGAAGAGTGTCAGCGCCGTTTTACGACGTTTGAAGTCGTGGAAGAAACACCGCTTCTTGTCATCAAAAAAGACGGAGTGCGGGAAGAATTCAGCCGGGACAAAATTTTGCGTGGGATGATTCGTGCCTGTGAGAAACGCCCGGTACCACTTGATACGCTCGAAGGAATTGTGGATCGAATCGAGCGAGAGCTACGTAACTGTGGCCAGGCAGAAGTCCAAAGCAAGGATGTGGGCGAATTGGTCATGAATGCGTTGTATGAAGTCGATGAGGTGGCGTACGTCCGCTTCGCGTCTGTGTACCGGCAGTTCAAAGATATTAATGTGTTTGTGAAAGAACTGGAAGAGTTGCTTAAACATAATAAAAAGAAAGAATGA
- a CDS encoding IS110 family RNA-guided transposase: MKHVVAFDVSMGKSYWVVYNADRHCEFEGEIRHTRSDFEGLHACMEKLIEQDGEQPSIVFEATGVYSRQLERFMQDHQYTYCLLNPLEAKLQSASMRMHKTDRSDAHRLALTHFTVSRREKEVPNDFFQQLKSLSRFYQELDGELSTLRNRMHKVIQLTFSELETIFTSRSELCLHVIQLFPHPDLVNGLSKTVIRNRILKSTDKKLSAGTAEKKAIQLLEAAQNSYPAVSATDVLCDQLRIYVKRYLEILRQREALIRQMEEMSMHREDYQVLLSFPGIGVNTAVRLLAEIGDIRRFDNPKQLNAFAGIDIRRFQSGKTFFQDKINKRGNKHLRKLLYLVIQNMIKQRRFGNNHLVEYYDKVKTQPYNKCHKVASIACVNKLLKCLFYLITHNQHYEYQCATRS, translated from the coding sequence ATGAAACATGTAGTCGCATTTGATGTAAGTATGGGAAAGAGCTATTGGGTGGTGTACAATGCCGACCGGCACTGTGAGTTTGAAGGAGAAATCCGGCATACCCGTTCCGATTTTGAAGGGTTGCATGCCTGCATGGAGAAGCTGATCGAGCAAGATGGGGAACAACCGTCCATTGTTTTCGAAGCTACGGGCGTATACTCCAGACAACTGGAACGCTTTATGCAAGATCATCAGTACACCTATTGCCTGTTAAACCCGCTTGAAGCCAAACTGCAGTCCGCTTCTATGCGGATGCATAAAACGGATCGAAGTGACGCTCATCGGCTGGCGTTGACTCATTTCACGGTCTCTCGAAGAGAAAAAGAAGTACCCAATGACTTCTTCCAGCAGCTAAAGTCTCTCTCTCGGTTTTACCAAGAATTAGACGGAGAACTTTCTACTCTTCGCAATCGGATGCATAAAGTCATTCAACTGACCTTTTCCGAACTGGAAACGATCTTTACAAGCCGATCGGAGCTCTGTTTACATGTCATTCAGTTATTTCCACATCCCGATCTCGTGAACGGTCTTTCCAAAACCGTAATCAGAAACCGGATTCTCAAGAGTACCGACAAAAAGTTATCGGCAGGTACCGCTGAGAAGAAAGCCATCCAGTTGCTTGAAGCCGCACAGAACTCGTATCCGGCGGTTTCCGCAACCGATGTTCTTTGTGACCAGCTACGCATCTATGTCAAACGTTATTTGGAGATTCTTCGCCAACGAGAAGCTCTGATTCGGCAAATGGAGGAAATGAGCATGCATCGAGAGGACTATCAAGTTCTTCTCAGCTTTCCGGGCATTGGGGTAAATACAGCGGTGCGTTTACTCGCCGAAATCGGAGACATCCGCCGCTTCGACAATCCGAAACAGCTCAACGCCTTTGCAGGGATTGATATCCGACGGTTCCAGTCCGGTAAAACCTTTTTCCAGGATAAAATCAATAAGCGCGGAAACAAGCACCTGCGTAAACTGCTTTACCTTGTCATTCAGAATATGATTAAACAGCGTCGTTTCGGGAACAACCATCTCGTTGAGTACTATGACAAAGTAAAAACGCAACCTTATAACAAGTGTCATAAAGTTGCGTCGATCGCTTGTGTAAATAAGCTCTTGAAGTGCCTCTTCTACCTTATTACACACAATCAGCACTATGAGTACCAGTGTGCCACCAGATCATAA
- a CDS encoding replication initiation and membrane attachment family protein encodes MKWKETVPADPYVVRVKRPISAAEIGYVVHLYQPLLGALPAALYQTLYHQSSPANFTSVQSSHYGLMVTMGTPLPTIIKARHQLEAIGLLEVYKAEDEEERLLEYELQPPYAPHAFFQDDTLGIMLLNRVGKEYYRKLRRRFSPPDEHRIAGRARVRVTKAFDEVFHHVSPSELIVGSGTETAEFLHQTEQESPLDTFWEQEPAGREYRKTELDYEFLAAVLPKMVKKEKLFTPAVRTELASLAFLYNIDSEIMGRFLLEPTVIEYDEIDIGELRRLIKDWFRREQGRAPRIVSRDEEALQSVEEAEKEATQAMLSQSESHALRLSSLSPFQLMEKYQKGAKIAPADQKIVEELLANYQLPPGVVNVLLEYVMMTHNGQLPKELIYKIAGHWKRSGITTVQEAQQQARQMHLERKQASGARSTRSTRKQAGTTASAKRNQTRKDDVPDHIREQLERQKKEVSQPATVESSSDKGEYERKKQRIAEMLKAMEQSKD; translated from the coding sequence GTGAAGTGGAAAGAAACGGTCCCGGCAGATCCCTATGTTGTACGGGTGAAGCGCCCCATTAGTGCAGCGGAGATTGGGTATGTCGTTCACCTGTATCAGCCGTTACTCGGGGCTCTTCCGGCTGCGCTGTATCAGACGCTGTATCATCAGAGCTCTCCTGCGAATTTTACGTCGGTACAGAGCAGCCATTACGGTTTGATGGTCACAATGGGAACACCGCTTCCTACGATTATAAAGGCGCGTCATCAGTTAGAAGCAATCGGGCTTCTGGAGGTGTATAAAGCTGAGGATGAGGAAGAACGTCTGCTGGAATATGAACTGCAGCCGCCGTATGCGCCGCATGCCTTTTTTCAGGATGATACGCTGGGTATTATGTTATTGAATCGTGTTGGGAAAGAGTATTATCGTAAGCTTAGGCGCCGCTTCTCGCCACCGGATGAACATCGTATCGCAGGTCGTGCGCGCGTGCGCGTTACGAAAGCGTTCGATGAAGTATTTCACCATGTATCACCGAGTGAGCTGATCGTAGGAAGCGGTACAGAAACAGCCGAATTCCTGCACCAAACCGAGCAAGAGAGTCCGCTTGATACATTTTGGGAACAGGAGCCTGCTGGTCGAGAATATCGGAAGACAGAGCTTGATTATGAATTTTTGGCGGCTGTCCTACCGAAAATGGTGAAGAAAGAAAAATTGTTTACTCCGGCTGTACGAACCGAACTGGCGAGCCTCGCGTTTCTTTATAACATAGATAGTGAAATCATGGGAAGATTTCTGTTGGAGCCTACTGTGATTGAATACGATGAGATTGATATAGGCGAGCTGCGTCGGCTTATAAAAGACTGGTTTCGCCGTGAACAGGGTCGTGCACCTCGTATTGTCTCGCGTGATGAAGAAGCACTCCAATCGGTGGAGGAAGCAGAGAAGGAGGCAACGCAGGCCATGCTTTCCCAGAGTGAGAGCCATGCGCTACGCCTGTCCTCGCTTTCGCCATTCCAACTGATGGAGAAGTACCAGAAGGGGGCAAAGATTGCTCCGGCTGATCAGAAAATCGTCGAGGAGCTACTTGCGAACTATCAGCTGCCGCCGGGTGTGGTGAATGTGCTATTGGAGTATGTAATGATGACGCACAACGGCCAGTTGCCGAAAGAGTTGATCTACAAGATCGCCGGGCACTGGAAGCGAAGCGGTATTACGACCGTGCAGGAAGCACAGCAACAGGCACGTCAGATGCATCTTGAACGAAAGCAAGCGTCCGGTGCGCGCAGTACGCGTAGTACTCGCAAACAAGCGGGAACGACTGCTTCAGCCAAACGCAATCAAACGCGTAAGGATGACGTGCCAGATCATATTCGTGAACAGCTGGAGCGTCAGAAGAAAGAAGTGAGTCAGCCTGCGACGGTGGAATCTTCGAGCGATAAAGGTGAATATGAACGAAAAAAACAGCGGATTGCAGAAATGCTAAAGGCAATGGAACAATCAAAAGACTAA
- a CDS encoding glyceraldehyde-3-phosphate dehydrogenase, which yields MTTKIAINGFGRIGRMVFRKAIHDPEIEVVAINASYPVETLAHLIKYDTIHGNIADKVETKDDTIIVNGKVTKVVSDRDPANLPWKALDVEIVIEATGKFKDMEGAGKHIQAGAKKVVITAPGKEVEATIVMGVNQEVYDYEKHSIVSNASCTTNCLAPVAKVLDQAFGIESGMMTTIHSYTNDQQNLDNPHKDLRRARACGQAIIPTSTGAARAVGLVLPQLQGKLNGFSLRVPTPNVSVVDLVVNVKQDVTAEDVNRALREASEGSMNGILGYTDEPLVSADFNGDENSSIVDGLSTMVMGTRQVKVLSWYDNEWGYSCRVLDLAKHVSAAVNAKKKQEVTV from the coding sequence ATGACGACAAAAATTGCCATTAATGGATTTGGACGTATTGGGCGGATGGTATTTCGTAAAGCCATCCATGATCCGGAGATTGAAGTAGTAGCGATTAATGCGAGCTATCCGGTTGAGACGCTTGCTCACCTGATTAAGTATGATACAATTCACGGCAACATTGCCGATAAAGTCGAAACAAAAGATGACACAATCATCGTGAACGGAAAAGTGACAAAGGTTGTATCGGACCGTGACCCGGCGAATCTCCCGTGGAAAGCGCTTGATGTTGAAATCGTAATCGAAGCGACAGGCAAGTTTAAAGATATGGAAGGTGCAGGCAAGCACATTCAAGCTGGTGCGAAAAAAGTTGTGATTACAGCTCCAGGTAAAGAAGTGGAAGCGACAATCGTAATGGGTGTAAACCAAGAGGTATATGACTATGAGAAGCATAGCATTGTATCCAATGCGTCGTGCACAACGAACTGCTTAGCACCGGTAGCCAAAGTTCTTGATCAGGCATTTGGCATTGAATCCGGTATGATGACAACCATTCACTCATATACAAACGACCAGCAAAATCTCGATAATCCGCATAAAGATCTGCGCCGTGCTCGTGCGTGCGGACAGGCAATCATCCCGACTTCTACAGGAGCAGCACGTGCAGTTGGCCTCGTACTTCCGCAACTGCAAGGCAAACTGAATGGCTTCTCGCTCCGTGTGCCGACTCCGAACGTGTCAGTTGTGGATCTTGTGGTAAACGTGAAGCAAGATGTAACAGCAGAAGATGTGAATCGTGCGCTTCGTGAAGCAAGTGAAGGTAGCATGAACGGCATTCTTGGTTACACAGACGAGCCACTCGTATCGGCTGATTTCAACGGAGATGAGAACTCTTCGATTGTAGATGGCTTGTCTACGATGGTAATGGGAACTCGTCAGGTGAAAGTTCTGTCATGGTACGACAACGAGTGGGGTTATTCTTGCCGCGTTCTCGACCTTGCGAAGCACGTATCCGCAGCTGTAAATGCGAAAAAAAAACAGGAAGTAACTGTGTAA
- a CDS encoding sulfate/molybdate ABC transporter ATP-binding protein, with amino-acid sequence MEAADAGYIQTDIAEHGREEALRIGFVFQNYALFRHMTVADNIAFGLTVRPRRNRPSRSEIKERVANLLHFIQLEGLGDRYPSQLSGGQRQRVALARALAIEPNLLLLDEPFGALDAKVRHELRRWVRRVHDELKITTVFVTHDQEEALEIADRVVVMNQGQIEQIGSPTEVYHEPTTPFVCEFIGKTNRLDVPTHSERTKFIRPHEFDVQLRPSSTASEAAVIQKVQTAGPFITIEVVTKKDVPLEVHIAADSRLAHELVPGKAVWLDMQKAKVFGEEQSEARQASVYA; translated from the coding sequence TTGGAGGCGGCAGATGCCGGATACATTCAGACCGATATAGCGGAGCATGGTCGGGAAGAAGCGCTTCGGATCGGGTTTGTATTTCAGAATTACGCGTTATTTCGCCATATGACGGTTGCAGATAACATCGCGTTCGGGCTGACGGTACGACCACGCCGCAATCGTCCATCACGGTCTGAGATTAAGGAGCGGGTGGCGAATTTGCTTCATTTTATACAGTTGGAAGGGTTGGGTGATCGCTATCCGTCCCAGTTGTCAGGTGGTCAGCGTCAGCGGGTTGCTCTGGCACGTGCACTCGCTATTGAACCGAATCTGTTGTTGCTGGATGAACCATTCGGTGCCCTCGATGCTAAAGTGCGCCATGAGCTTCGCCGCTGGGTGCGACGGGTACATGACGAACTGAAAATCACAACGGTATTTGTGACACATGATCAGGAAGAAGCATTGGAAATCGCGGACCGTGTAGTGGTGATGAATCAGGGACAAATCGAGCAGATTGGAAGTCCGACCGAAGTGTATCACGAACCGACGACGCCATTTGTATGTGAGTTCATCGGTAAAACCAATCGTTTAGACGTGCCTACGCATTCTGAACGGACAAAATTTATTCGTCCGCATGAGTTTGATGTTCAGCTGCGCCCTTCTAGTACGGCTTCTGAAGCAGCGGTGATTCAAAAGGTACAGACAGCCGGACCATTCATTACAATAGAAGTCGTTACGAAAAAAGATGTGCCGCTCGAAGTGCATATCGCCGCAGATTCGCGGCTAGCTCATGAACTCGTACCCGGAAAAGCTGTCTGGCTCGATATGCAAAAAGCAAAAGTGTTTGGAGAGGAACAGTCGGAAGCACGACAGGCTTCGGTATATGCATAA
- a CDS encoding RNA-guided endonuclease InsQ/TnpB family protein, whose amino-acid sequence MDITITAKIKINPTYEQMDLLRTTLDAYRSGCNFVSDLVFGTKQLAQAKLHKMTYESLRSRFSLRSQMAQSVMKTVIARYQSLKSNGHDWTRVQFKKSEYDLVWNRDYSLIKGLFSINTLSGRIKVPFETKGMEQYFDGIWSFGTAKLVNKYGKFFLHIPMTKEIKEASEHTIRQVVGIDMGINFVAVSYDSHGKPLFFNGRSIKNKRSKYKHLRKQLQQLGTASSRRKLKRIGGRENRWMADVNHQVSKALVKRYGANTLFVVEDLTDIRNVTERVRIKNRYETVSWAFYQLRTMLEYKALMSGSKVIAVDPRYTSQTCPKCGHTEKENRNKKKHMFSCKTCRYTSNDDRIGAMNLQRKGIEYIAEVTTQA is encoded by the coding sequence ATGGATATTACAATTACCGCTAAGATTAAGATCAATCCAACCTATGAGCAAATGGACTTGTTAAGAACCACACTTGACGCTTATCGTTCAGGCTGCAATTTTGTATCAGACCTTGTGTTCGGCACAAAGCAATTAGCACAAGCGAAACTTCACAAAATGACCTACGAAAGCTTACGTTCCCGCTTTTCTTTGCGTTCTCAAATGGCACAGTCCGTTATGAAAACCGTAATTGCTCGCTATCAATCTTTAAAAAGCAACGGTCACGATTGGACAAGAGTACAATTCAAGAAATCTGAATATGACCTTGTATGGAATCGAGACTATTCCCTTATTAAAGGGTTATTTTCGATTAATACCCTTAGCGGTCGGATCAAAGTGCCATTTGAAACGAAAGGGATGGAACAATACTTTGACGGAATATGGTCTTTTGGTACAGCAAAGCTCGTCAACAAGTATGGCAAGTTCTTTCTGCATATTCCTATGACAAAAGAAATCAAAGAAGCATCTGAACATACCATTCGTCAAGTAGTCGGAATCGATATGGGCATTAACTTTGTAGCGGTCAGCTATGATTCTCATGGAAAACCATTATTTTTCAACGGACGATCGATAAAAAATAAGCGCTCGAAGTATAAGCACTTGCGTAAGCAACTACAACAACTAGGTACGGCTTCTTCTCGCAGAAAGTTGAAGCGAATCGGTGGGAGAGAAAACCGTTGGATGGCTGATGTGAATCATCAGGTATCAAAGGCACTCGTTAAACGATATGGAGCCAATACTTTGTTTGTTGTTGAGGACTTAACCGATATTCGCAATGTAACGGAACGTGTAAGAATTAAAAATCGCTACGAGACGGTTTCCTGGGCATTCTACCAACTCCGCACAATGCTTGAATATAAAGCTCTAATGAGTGGATCTAAAGTGATTGCGGTTGACCCGAGATATACTTCGCAAACCTGTCCGAAATGTGGACATACAGAGAAGGAAAACCGCAACAAGAAAAAGCATATGTTTAGTTGTAAGACTTGCAGATATACATCAAATGATGACCGTATCGGGGCGATGAATCTTCAGCGAAAAGGAATTGAGTACATCGCCGAAGTAACTACACAAGCATGA
- the dnaI gene encoding primosomal protein DnaI, with protein MRELNKLLSAFPTQGRQSFDDMVQDAMETEEVRAIRKQHPEIETVHIVRSLSRVRQAVEETASCRSCPGLAACPNLLRGHQALLDWTGRSLEVRHAPCQLYVVEQEQQERSRLIRTHHIPREILGASFAELDHDQERIDAFGAVVSFCISVKPGEEGTKGLYFYGPFGVGKSYMMAAAARKLAERGIASLMVYTPDFFREIKDALQDNTVQEKIQVLKEVPVLILDDIGAETLSPWARDEILGAILQYRVSENLPVLYTSNYTPDQLEEHLAYSQKAGVEQLKAMRIMERIRYYTDAYRVDGRNRRLGRTEKKN; from the coding sequence ATGCGGGAGTTGAATAAATTGTTGTCCGCGTTTCCCACACAGGGTAGACAATCGTTTGACGATATGGTGCAGGACGCGATGGAGACGGAAGAAGTGCGGGCGATTAGAAAGCAGCACCCAGAAATTGAGACCGTTCACATCGTGCGTTCACTGAGTCGGGTACGCCAGGCGGTGGAAGAAACGGCTTCCTGCCGAAGCTGTCCGGGGCTTGCGGCCTGTCCGAATTTACTGCGAGGACACCAGGCGCTGCTCGATTGGACAGGCCGTTCCCTTGAAGTGCGTCATGCGCCGTGCCAATTGTATGTGGTTGAGCAGGAACAGCAGGAGCGGTCCCGGTTGATTCGCACACATCATATTCCACGGGAAATACTTGGCGCCTCCTTTGCAGAATTGGATCATGACCAGGAAAGAATTGATGCGTTTGGGGCAGTTGTCTCCTTCTGTATAAGTGTGAAACCGGGTGAAGAAGGAACAAAGGGCCTGTATTTTTATGGCCCGTTCGGTGTGGGCAAAAGCTACATGATGGCCGCTGCTGCCCGGAAGCTGGCAGAGCGAGGGATTGCCTCTTTAATGGTATATACACCGGACTTCTTCCGTGAGATCAAAGATGCGCTGCAAGATAATACGGTACAGGAAAAAATCCAGGTGCTCAAAGAGGTTCCCGTGCTCATCCTTGATGATATCGGCGCCGAGACGCTTTCACCGTGGGCGCGCGATGAGATACTGGGCGCGATTCTTCAGTATCGTGTCAGCGAGAATCTCCCGGTGTTATACACCTCGAACTATACGCCGGACCAGTTGGAAGAACATCTGGCTTACTCCCAGAAGGCAGGAGTGGAGCAGTTAAAAGCGATGCGAATCATGGAGCGCATTCGGTATTACACAGATGCGTATCGGGTTGATGGACGAAATCGCCGTCTGGGCAGAACAGAAAAGAAAAACTGA
- the mqnC gene encoding cyclic dehypoxanthinyl futalosine synthase, which produces MSIDRILERALAGERLGLEDGLRLYESDEIEKMGHYANQIMLKWHPEPITTFVIGRNINYTNVCDTYCRFCAFYRAPGSKDAYVLPDEDVFQKIQETLDVQGTEILMQGGTNPDLPLDYYTDLLRGIKKRFPTIHMHSLSVAEVLKIAEVSKLPVEQVLRELHAAGLDSLPGAGAEILDDRTRQKISRLKGPWQQWIDTMKIANRVGMSTTATMVIGFGESMEERVLHMMRIREAQDEMKEVGPGFLAFISWTFQPDNTNMKAEKQTPEQYLKNVAISRLMVDNIPNFQSSWVTMGPEIGKKSLSYGCNDFGSTMMEENVVSAAACTYKVNTNHILELIREAGKIPAQRNTHYKTLRVFKEGESMEADFVMQN; this is translated from the coding sequence GTGTCAATTGACCGCATACTGGAACGTGCGCTTGCCGGTGAACGTCTCGGCTTAGAAGACGGACTTCGCCTGTATGAAAGCGATGAAATTGAGAAAATGGGGCATTATGCCAACCAAATCATGCTCAAGTGGCACCCGGAACCGATTACGACATTTGTCATTGGCCGGAACATTAACTATACAAACGTTTGTGATACGTACTGCCGATTCTGCGCCTTTTACCGTGCGCCAGGTTCAAAAGATGCGTATGTGTTACCGGATGAGGACGTGTTCCAGAAAATCCAGGAAACACTCGATGTGCAGGGAACAGAGATTTTGATGCAGGGCGGAACGAATCCGGATCTGCCGCTTGATTATTATACCGATCTGTTACGTGGCATTAAGAAGCGATTCCCGACGATTCATATGCATTCGCTATCGGTAGCGGAAGTGCTCAAAATCGCAGAAGTGTCAAAACTTCCGGTAGAGCAAGTGCTGCGTGAATTGCATGCCGCTGGACTAGATTCCTTACCAGGTGCGGGCGCTGAAATTCTCGATGACCGCACACGTCAAAAAATCAGTCGTCTTAAAGGACCGTGGCAGCAGTGGATTGATACGATGAAGATCGCTAACCGCGTTGGCATGTCGACAACGGCAACGATGGTTATTGGCTTCGGTGAATCGATGGAAGAACGTGTCCTGCATATGATGCGCATTCGTGAAGCGCAGGACGAGATGAAAGAGGTAGGACCAGGCTTCCTCGCATTCATCTCCTGGACATTCCAACCGGATAATACGAACATGAAGGCGGAGAAACAGACGCCAGAGCAGTATCTGAAGAACGTGGCAATCTCCCGCCTGATGGTCGATAATATCCCGAACTTCCAGTCATCCTGGGTAACCATGGGACCGGAAATTGGCAAGAAATCGCTGTCATATGGCTGTAACGACTTCGGCTCGACGATGATGGAGGAGAACGTTGTGTCGGCAGCCGCATGCACATACAAAGTCAACACGAATCATATTCTCGAACTCATCCGTGAAGCGGGCAAGATTCCGGCGCAGCGCAATACGCATTATAAGACATTGCGTGTCTTCAAAGAAGGCGAGAGCATGGAAGCTGACTTTGTGATGCAGAATTAG
- a CDS encoding flagellar brake protein: MFPSVNQHIRLISFEEKEEAKQYKATVADLSNDMIMITYPIDEQTGRTAVLLDRQAVYVSYMNQDGNQYEFSSEIVRRMKDNIPLLQLRKPELKDIRKIQRRNYVRVPVMLNVDFTIENTKHSAMSIDISGGGILLLCKPNLVFPEAAFPTTIHLPDQDIAAKVELVRQPIPQDNGLLKVPLRFTQIAEGHRDKIVRFCFAKQLENRKRSTM; this comes from the coding sequence ATGTTTCCATCAGTCAACCAGCACATACGGCTGATTTCTTTTGAGGAGAAGGAAGAAGCCAAACAGTACAAAGCAACAGTAGCAGATTTGTCCAATGACATGATTATGATCACGTATCCGATTGATGAGCAGACAGGCCGAACAGCTGTGCTTCTAGACCGGCAGGCTGTGTATGTAAGCTACATGAATCAGGATGGCAATCAGTATGAGTTTTCTTCTGAAATTGTACGTCGTATGAAAGATAACATCCCGCTGTTACAGCTTCGAAAGCCCGAGCTGAAGGATATTCGCAAAATCCAGCGCCGAAACTACGTGCGTGTACCTGTAATGCTAAACGTAGATTTTACGATTGAAAATACGAAACACTCTGCCATGTCCATCGACATTAGCGGAGGAGGGATTTTGCTGTTATGTAAGCCGAATCTCGTATTTCCAGAAGCTGCGTTTCCGACTACTATTCATCTCCCGGATCAGGATATTGCAGCTAAAGTCGAACTCGTACGTCAACCCATACCGCAAGATAACGGTTTACTGAAAGTCCCGCTGCGCTTTACACAAATTGCGGAAGGGCATCGAGATAAAATTGTACGGTTCTGTTTTGCTAAACAGTTAGAAAATCGTAAACGATCAACCATGTAA
- a CDS encoding YezD family protein, translated as MEEKERQKPVGKVEQILEALKDLEYGSLEIIVHDGQVVQIDRTEKKRFATEKKAR; from the coding sequence GTGGAAGAGAAGGAGCGGCAGAAGCCTGTAGGAAAGGTAGAACAAATTCTGGAGGCGCTGAAAGATCTGGAATACGGTTCGCTGGAGATTATCGTTCACGATGGCCAGGTTGTACAAATTGACCGCACAGAGAAAAAAAGATTTGCGACAGAAAAGAAAGCTCGATAA